The Bombus affinis isolate iyBomAffi1 chromosome 15, iyBomAffi1.2, whole genome shotgun sequence DNA segment CAGCGAGGCCGGTGACACAAACAAGAAATACCAGAACGCCTCTCATCTTAGACCTTGCAGCTTACTTTTTTTCTTTGTCGGAAATTCCTTCTCTTTGGACGAAGTAGTAGATTGATGAAAACAAATCAATTAGCCGACATAGACTGTGCTCGTACAAGCACCGGAATAACCAAGTAGGCAAAAGCGAACAATTTATACGAGAGCAACGAGGTAAATAAGTGGGGAACTCCAAATGCCTTCCTGGGAAATATCATCATTTGTAAACTCCCACATAGGGGCGCACTTCATTTGTCGTTGAAGATATCCATAATATTCCTCGACCAACAATAAGTGCATTTACTAATACCAATTTTCGCCTTTTAATTACATGCGCATGTCACATTCATTATAACTTAGTATCGCTAtactatagtatatatatataatatatatagtaatattacatatattgtatagttatatatattatatatagtaatattatatatatagtatatgtatatataaatatcagaCTATCTTTTTAATAACAGATTTATCATTGCAAAAAGTAACGATATTACAAACGTTATGAACTCAAAACTTGTAACATAAGCGCCAAACAAACGATAACAAATAAAGACATAAATATTTGCAACTGTGTTCTGACAAACAGCTAATTACATACAGATTGAAGATTCTTCAGATTCGTATCTTTGGCATTACCAAATAGGAAGGGAAGGATATTTCATCATCAATATCAATAATGATCTATATGTTTATTAAATTGCTTCGAAACActtaaaacaaaattaatagCCTTAAAAAGGACCATTCGGACTTCACATTGCTATGTTGCTTTGCTTTATGATGCAGGAGATAGAGGAAATAATTTTTCCCATTCTTGCATCCTATCGGGATAGAAACCAGTCTTCATGGTAGGATTCAAGTTGATATCCAAGTAGTTACTTTTCTCGCTTTCAAACCTGTCCCACGTTATATTCCTACCATTTGGAATGGGTTGGCCAGTTTGTACAAAGCTGGACCACATAGATGTGTACAATTCCACCATAGGAATCTCAGGTGCAGTCTTATTAAAATATGGAAAGTTACTCTTTATGTAGTATAAATATTGCAAATCGTCTTGATGTTCGACGCCTAGAATTATAAGAAAACAGTGTAATCAATCGTTCAACAGTGTGATCATCGAGTGAACTTACCATAGGGTGTCGTAGCGTTCCACATTGTAAAGCTATAACGGCCTTGATAAGTAAATTTATAAAGATACACCGGAGCTTTGGAGTTTTCAGCTATTAACTTCGCCCCACGATATTGTGAAAATATAATTACGCTGTCCGCATAGAGCTGCAAATtgattttacaatttctttGATTATCAGTATCAATGGTGAATTTGTTAAAGGAGTAATTTAGCAGTTCATACATGAGCAAGACCATTTCTGTTAGACGAACCGAGTGGTTCGTCATTCAAATAAAACTTCCGCAATTCTGTACTAATATTTTTCGATCTTGCCGTATTACGTTCGTATATGAAACTAATCGGTGCTACGTGATACCAATTTTCGTCCATATTTCGGTATATGTTGCCATTGTTTCTGGTGGTATTTTCAAATACTAAAAGAAACAAGCGATCCATAATTAGGGAAGAGCTTCGATTCTTTTATAATTGTGATTCAATTTCACAACTATGCGACTTACTGACGACTACCCCACCAAGTTCATCTTTCGTTACCCCAAATATGGCTGGGACTTGATAAAACTTTCCTTGTTGAATAAGATCGATGGGTTGAGCTGGTAGAAATCGTTCCATTCCTGGAACTTCCGGTTCTACGACGGGTTTCCAGACGACAATTGGATCTCCGTACCATTCCTGGGATGTAAGAAGTATTAAAAACCTCTAAGTATCCACTAAattataagaaagaaatttctcTTAGATATGAACTAACAAAAAATTCAGATATAGTTTTTGTAAAGTTGGCTACAGGCTTTGATCTGAGACAAGCCAACATGTCTTTGGTGCTGTTAATGGGACAATTCAAAAGTTTCGCTTGTTTTTCTGCGATATCTCTTTGGTGGGTTGGATAAGGTTCCGTGAGTAAGGGGGAGCCACTCATATCGATCACCCTGTGGAATAGATTTTTGGACATTGGTGATAACATGTGCAAGAAAGTACTGAGCCCTCCGACGCTGCAGCCGCTGATGGTCACGGAGTTTGGATCTCCTCCGAAAGCAATGATGTTCCTTTGAATCCAACGAAGCGCTATTACCTGATCTTTCAAACCTAGATTTCCTGGAGCCAGTGAATCGCCTGTTGCTATAAAACCTATGAAatccatatttatatattttatatatccttGGACAGAATAGAAGAATAAATAATTGGAAAGAATAGAAGGAAAATGATCATTGGTATATCGTGTATTATAAATGCCTAAATTACCTAACGTGGCAAGGCGATAATTTACAGTAACCAAAACGATATCATGGTCCAGCAAATATTCGGGACCATAGTTAAAGCTCTGAGCGGAAGACTGGTAGAAACCGCCTGGATGGAAGAATACCAATACTGGCAATGATACATTTTCATTTTTCGAAGGCAGCTGCAACATTTAGATAATTACattccataaatatatattttttatcttgATCAATTAAACACGCTGTAGACGAGCCGGAAAAAGTAAGACATACTTTTTTAGTATAGACATTTAAACGCAAGCAATCTTCAGACATTAGCTCGATACGCTCCACATTTGGACATGCAGGACCTTCTTCGGACGCATCGAAAACATCGTTCCAATCTGCTGCTGGAGTGGCAACCTGTATTGTGAGAAAATTGTAAGGATTATTCCCACCGATGTGCCATAAATACTCGCATAAAAGGAAATACGCAAAGTACTCTTTGTTTGCATAGTTGAAGGCTGACGATAAGTTTGACAAATGTCCACGAACAAGGATGTTTCCAGGattaataaaattacgataGAGGCAAGAATGAGAAACTCACCTGAAAACGTCGTTCTCCTGTGGGAGGCTCTGCATATCTCACGCCACGGAAGGAATAAATCTCCTTTCCGAGCCTTGAAGTTAGAATAGAGCCGCGGATTTTTCCAATTGGCGCTACCGCTTCCGGATGTGCTGtgcaatataaaacgttaccGATTCCgatgatataaaacaaaaacagTAGCTTCATCTTTTCGTTTGACAGTAATTCTTTTCTCATGAATATCGCTGTTTCCGTAAACGAGGAAAATCAGTCAGCTAAATTATTGGACGGTTGCTCACGTAGCCGATGATTAAGAGACACTGAAGGctaagaaagagagaagaacgtTTTATATTCTGGTTGAAAGGAAAAAGCTAACCATAATTATCTTAATATATTCGATCGTGAAAAACTAAAACATAGCCATCATAGTTTTACAAATTACTGTAACATATTGTCCATCTGTTCTTTGGTAGTGTACAATTAAGTATCGCTAGGTTATCGAATGTCAGTAAAAGTATTTGGTAACATCTACAacgtgaaaaatataaaatcgcaGACGACGTAggtgaaaaattggaaaaattgaacataaaaatatttatcggTGAAATATCTAATACTTGTTATTTACTGGAACTCGTTTTTATACAAATACGTGTATTGCGATACCATAGAGTTACATAACTATCTGCTATTGCGTGCAAGTgataagaaagaaacgaaagaatcaTCAATTATCTGTATTCTTATCACGCCTTTAGTTTTGGGAAACAACAACAAACGAAAAACACGTGGAAGATTGGACACTATTTAAAAATGTGCCTTTTTTTACTGTCTTTTTTTTGTTACTTTTTATTTCTCTATTTTTAATGTACATTTTACTGTACATTTTATTGTACATAATTTTTGCGTTATCTAAATTCCTTAGTTTCACTTTCTACTCTTCTTCAGTTTCTTCAGCTACCTCGTCcgtttctccttcttctttttcctctttttcttcttctttctcttctccttcttccttttcttcttctctttcttcttcaggTCTTTCCAATTTCTTTCTCCTTGTCCTTGAAAGATGCTTTTTGCCCAATAATTTCTCAGCTCGTTTCCTTTCCATTTTCTGCTTTTTTGCAAAGTCTGGATAGATACAAGGATCATAGGTTGCTTCGTAAATAATCGGATCAATCGGCCGCTTTTTAACAACCCGCTTCTTCTTCGGCTCTGGACATTCGCCCATTTTATATGGCTTTGTTTTTGGCAAAACTTTGCCGTAAACCTGCGACAAAATCAATAAATGGTTCTGCGGCTAAATGTTCAGAAAAATTGATTCAGTTTTTAATGGTTTTTACTTAAATCAACATACAGGCATCTCGAATATCGGTCTACCATATTTATCTTTTTCACGCGGCGGTCTTTTTTCAACAGGACTTCGAGGTCTCGGTGGTTTCGCCAAAGATTCAACTCTTCCAGAAGCTGTAGCCGCCAAAGCACTTTTTTTCACGGTAAAAGCATCAGTTCTGATAGTCTTAGTTTTATGAATATTTGGTTTGGCCAATTCTTCCATACGTGCGGATGCTGAAACAAACAACAACGTACACACAAGCTCGTCAACGTCaactaattttttattaatttcgccGCAGACCTTTAGCATTCAAAGCTGCTTTCGTGATGCGTGTGGGATCATCTACGCATGGATGCGGTGCGAATCTCCAAGCGTGTTTCTCGAGTTTTCTTCTTTTAGCTTTCCGCTCTTCCTCTTCACTTTTAAACACTTCCTCCTCTCCTTCTTCCGCTTCTGTAGCTTTTCCATTCGTATCGTCGGACTTACGCTTTTTTCCTCTTCTCTCGCCCTCTTCCTTTTCCCTGTATTCAGCGAAAGCTCTTCTACCTCTCTTCTCCCCTTCCTCGATTATCATCTTCTTAAAAGCTTTTGACTGTTTgtcctttttatcttttatcgtcTTGTACGATGGTACAGCCAGAAAACTTAACCAAGGCGTAATCTAGCGATTCGAGAGATTAAAAAACTGTTTACCATGTTTATTCGTGAAAGTTGAATGGAATATACACGCGGACATGAAATTAATGTAAATGTATTTTAGAAGTGGTCACCACTAAAAATTACAAAAGTAATCTGTATTGGATCATTGCTTTTCAAAATCTATTCTTTTCGTCAACATACTGTTTTAGCGCGCAAATAATTATTTCGTAAGCTTTCAAACAATTTCTCCCGAGAAACTTCTTTAAGTTGCGCCACTTCGAATATACACGTACAAATATTCATATGCACATGCGATATAGATTCATTTTACTTGATAGGAAAGCGCAGTTCGTTTTATGCCATAAGGTGTAAATAGCTCCTCTATTTCTTCTTTGGTTAATTGTTCAGGACAATCGAGCAATTTCTTCGCTAAAGCCAACTTCCTCAGTCTGTCTTCGTCCAGCTCCCGTTTCTCATGCAACATCAATCTGGATGGTTTGCATTCTTCGGGAAGAATGACACGGGGCAAGCTTAGCTCGATGATTCTTTGAGATGCCTGGTAGTTTAATGCTGCTGGCGAAACCTTGTAATAAACTCGACCAAAATCGACCAGTTTTATATTTGGTAGAGACAACAAAATCGTTCTCTTAGATGGAATTGCTTTCAGTGCCGCTTTCGAGATAGCGAGGTCTAATTTGCAGTGAATGCTTTCGTCGATTCTTTCCTTCGGTTTGGACAACATTTTGATTCTTTTCTTTAGCTGAGATAATGGCTTCGATGGCCGAACCTGAGGAATGTTGCACATTGTAACGTGTAaaagtattaggtcatcccataagttcgtgccgacttcttggcgtatacatttcatattttaaagaaaaacaagagaacttttatcgagacggaataatggccctatcagaaaaatgggaaaaagttgtacaacgagagggggattacatattttcatgaaactgaaacgtATATAAACAATCTTAAACATATATGACCGCTCGAAAAatggcacgaacttatgggatgacctaatatgtACAAATCTTTCAAATCTAGAATTTCtcgtataatatttaaataaagatttgttTCGCCTATTAAATTAtcagatataaaataaaagtctgctttttcaataaatgcataaatatccgcaattTATTTACGACTAACTATAGGCTCAGGTTGCGGAAGCTTTTTCGGTATAGCATTGAATTTCGCCCAGGCATTGAAACGCGCCCAATCAGCCGGCGTCGCTAGCCATCCTTTCAATCGTAATTTACGTTTAATTTTTCTAAAAGTCAGAATGTTAGAAAGATTTTTATCTGTTCGACACGCTGACAAAAAGATCACGCTTACTTCCCCTTGAGTCTCGACTTATCTAGTTTTCTTAATCTGCCAGCTGCTGCTCTAGGGGATCCGCTTCTTGCTGTTTCCTTCGTTTCCTTCGTAATTTGACCTTTCCTCGCAACCACGCTCCTTAcgggtttttttagttttacaGCCATTTTTTACAAGTTTTCGGAACTAGTTTCTAATCACTACATGAATGCTTCATAACATGGGCTTAGATTCGAGAGAAGAATAGAAAATAAACTTCTTTATCAACGACATCTTCGCGAA contains these protein-coding regions:
- the LOC126925072 gene encoding uncharacterized protein LOC126925072, which codes for MRKELLSNEKMKLLFLFYIIGIGNVLYCTAHPEAVAPIGKIRGSILTSRLGKEIYSFRGVRYAEPPTGERRFQVATPAADWNDVFDASEEGPACPNVERIELMSEDCLRLNVYTKKLPSKNENVSLPVLVFFHPGGFYQSSAQSFNYGPEYLLDHDIVLVTVNYRLATLGFIATGDSLAPGNLGLKDQVIALRWIQRNIIAFGGDPNSVTISGCSVGGLSTFLHMLSPMSKNLFHRVIDMSGSPLLTEPYPTHQRDIAEKQAKLLNCPINSTKDMLACLRSKPVANFTKTISEFFEWYGDPIVVWKPVVEPEVPGMERFLPAQPIDLIQQGKFYQVPAIFGVTKDELGGVVVIFENTTRNNGNIYRNMDENWYHVAPISFIYERNTARSKNISTELRKFYLNDEPLGSSNRNGLAHLYADSVIIFSQYRGAKLIAENSKAPVYLYKFTYQGRYSFTMWNATTPYGVEHQDDLQYLYYIKSNFPYFNKTAPEIPMVELYTSMWSSFVQTGQPIPNGRNITWDRFESEKSNYLDINLNPTMKTGFYPDRMQEWEKLFPLSPEYYGYLQRQMKCAPMWEFTNDDISQEAARSKMRGVLVFLVCVTGLAVAQQSIAEQPLVTAPIGKIRGSILTSRLGKEIYSFRGIRYGEPPVGSQRFQPPIPAKDWQNVFDATEEGPSCPHANGIQQSEDCLRLNVYTTKLPCRNEDVSRPVMIFIHPGGFNGFSGQSINFGPQYLLDKDIVLVTINYRLGTLGFLNTGDSAAPGNMGLKDQVAAFHWVQRNIAAFGGNPNSVTLCGYSAGSFSIMLHLVSPMSRNLFHRAIAMSSSAIKLNVYSGISQHGQMQLAQRQARLLDCPTDSTSAMVRCFRSKPAENFTDTLRDLYDWRGNPIVLWSPAVEPTVPGVERFLSEQPYDVIKQGRFYQVPLMMGVTEDEFGGIAALYENATLKGNSLYPELNDNWNTLAPIIFMYERNTSRSNYVSRELRKFYFNDQSLSSASYRKLGDIYGDAITKFPMYRAIKLFATYSKLPVYFYKFSFQGRYSFYMLNATTPYGVCHHDDLQYLFFIKSRFPYFNSDAPEIPMVEISTSIWSNFVINGEPIRKHDGQLRNVRWGRLVPEHSNFLELNLHPSIRTEFFPERMREWERLFPAP
- the LOC126925074 gene encoding neurofilament medium polypeptide-like, with the translated sequence MAVKLKKPVRSVVARKGQITKETKETARSGSPRAAAGRLRKLDKSRLKGKKIKRKLRLKGWLATPADWARFNAWAKFNAIPKKLPQPEPIVRPSKPLSQLKKRIKMLSKPKERIDESIHCKLDLAISKAALKAIPSKRTILLSLPNIKLVDFGRVYYKVSPAALNYQASQRIIELSLPRVILPEECKPSRLMLHEKRELDEDRLRKLALAKKLLDCPEQLTKEEIEELFTPYGIKRTALSYQITPWLSFLAVPSYKTIKDKKDKQSKAFKKMIIEEGEKRGRRAFAEYREKEEGERRGKKRKSDDTNGKATEAEEGEEEVFKSEEEERKAKRRKLEKHAWRFAPHPCVDDPTRITKAALNAKASARMEELAKPNIHKTKTIRTDAFTVKKSALAATASGRVESLAKPPRPRSPVEKRPPREKDKYGRPIFEMPVYGKVLPKTKPYKMGECPEPKKKRVVKKRPIDPIIYEATYDPCIYPDFAKKQKMERKRAEKLLDVTKYFY